GCCGATGACTGGTGCCTGATGGTGGCAGGCGACCGCGACCATGCGGAAACCCTGTGTGAGGAGATCGCGGGGGTTCTGTCCACGGTGGGCCTACGCCTGTCCGAGGGCAAGACCCTGATCACCCATATCGACGAGGGTCTGGACTTCCTGGGGTGGCGCATCCAACGCCATCTGAAGAAGGGGACGACGGATCGGCGCTTCGTCTACACCTACCCGGCGAAGAAATCTCTCGCCAATATCACCATGAAGGTGAAGGCGTTGTGCGGGCAGACCACGAACCAAGACCTGGCCGACCTGCTGCCTGGCCTCAACCAGGCACTGCGGGGCTGGTGCACCTACTTCCAACCAGGGGTGTCCTCGAAAACGTTCCAGTACCTGCGCGCTTACGTCTGGAAGCACGTCTGGGAATGGATCCGGAGGAAGCACCCCAAGAACAACTGGAAGGAACTCCGCCGCCGCTACTGCGACGGCGGCTGGTGGCCCAGCAGCAACGGGATAACCCTCTTCAACCCCGGCGAGGTACGCACGACCACCTACCGGTACCGAGGAAAAAGCATCCCCACGCCATGGCCGGTCGAACAGTGAGGAGCGCCATCATGCCCGAGCGGGACCTGCGGAGAGCCGGATGCGTAGAGATGCGCATGTCCGGTTCGGGAAGCGGCTCGCGGAAATCCACCGGTGGAGACACCGGCAGGGCGCCGCGGGTCGACTTTCACCAAAATTTCTTGACGATGCCGGGGGCGGTGGAGGACATGCTCGCCGAGGCCCGCGGCTACCGGCTGTCCATGACCCTAGCCCACCAGCACCTGCGCCAGCTCCCCGACGATTTGGCCGACGCGCTGAGCACGAACGCCCGCAGCAAACTGTTCTTCGGCGTCAGTCCAAAAGACGCCGCGGATCTGTCCCGGCATGTCAGCCCTGTTCTGACCCAGCATGACCTCGCCCGGCTCCCCGCCTGGACCGCCGCGGCCCGCTTGGTGGTCGACCAGGCCGACACCGCCGCGTTCACCCTACGAACCCGACCCCTCCCACCCCCGACCCCGGGCCGCGCCGAGGCGCTGCGAGTGGCAGCGCGGCGGCACACCGGCGCACCCGATGCCGGGCGCGGGCCCCGGTCCGGCCTGGCGGGGGGTGGCCAGTGAGTGGCGGTGAGCAGACCCTGCTGGAGGTGTCCGGGCGGATGACCAGCCGGGACCGGTGGATATTCGCGATGCTGCACGAACACCGGGTCCTGACCCGCCACCAGCTCACCCGCCTGGCGTTCACCGGTGACCGGATGACCCGGCTACGCCTGGCGACCCTGACCCGGCTGCAGACCCTCGACCGGCTCCGCCCCTACTACGGCCAAGGCCGCGGCACCGGCCCCTACCACTACGCCCTCGGTCCGGCCGGGGCGGCGATCCTCGCCGCCGAACGCGGCATGAGTGTCGCCGAACTCGGCTACCGCCGAGACAAGCTGCACGCCTGGGCGAACTCCCCGCGCCTCGGTCACCACCTCGGCGTCAACGCGGTGTTCACCGCCCTCGTCCACGCCAGCCGCCCCCGCCCCGACCATGAAGGGCTCACCGTCTGGTGGTCCGAACAACGCGCCGCCGCGCTGTGGGGGCAGTGGATCCGCCCCGACGGCTACGGCACTTGGCAGACCGGGCGGCGCCGGCTCGATTTCTTCGTCGAGTTCGACACCGGCAGCGAAAGCCTCTCCCAGGTCGCCCGCAAGATCCCCGGCTACACCCGCCTCGCCGCCTCCAGCGGCCTGACCAGCCCCGTGCTGATCTGGCTCCCGTCCGCGACCCGGGAACGGGAACTACGCGCCCGCCTCACCGCCAGCCCGGCCGGGGTCGTCATCGTCACCGCCGCCCCCGCCCCCCTCACCACCAGCCCCCTCACCCCCACCGCCCCGGCCACCGAACCGGCCGACCTCGCCCCCGCCCGCCCGGTCTGGCTGCCGCTGCACGCCACCACCCGCACCGACCTCGACGGACTCACCACCCGCTACGGCACCCCGATCGTCAGCCGGTCCCCGTTCGACGACCCCGACCCCCCGGACGACGAGGAGACCGACCCGGCGCCGGCACCGCGCCCACCCGCGCCGCACTTCGGGCCGCGGTCCCCCCTCGGCCCTGCGTGACCCGGCTCGCCGTCGGACTGTGCGCGCTGCTGCTCGCCATCCCACTGCTCGCCGGCGGGGTGGCGGCCGGCCTGCTCGGCGGCGAGGCCGCCGCCGGCGGGCAGCCGGCGCCCTCCCCGGCCGCCGCGGGGGAGATCCCCGTCGACTACCAGCGGCTCTATGTCGCCGCGGCGGCGACCTGCCCGGGGCTGGCGTGGACGGTGCTGGCCGCGGTCGGCAAAGTCGAGACCGACCACGGGCAGAATCCGGACTGGACCTCGGACGCCGGGGCGGTCGGGCCGATGCAGTTTCTGCCTGCCACTTTCGCCGCCTACGGGGTCGACGGCGACGCCGACGGAACCAGCGACATCAACAATCCCGCCGACGCGGTCTACTCCGCCGCCCACTATCTGTGCGTCTCCGGCGCACGCGACGGCGCGAATATACCCGGGGCGCTCTACGCCTATAACCACGACACCTCGTACGTGACGCGGGTTCTCACCCAGGCCGACGTTTACACCACCCCCGACCTCACCACCCGCAGCGGCCCTTCTACGGCTGCGCTGACCGCGGTGGACTACGCCACCGCGCAGCTCGGCCTCCCGTACCTGTGGGGTGGAGACGGGCCCGATTATGGCGAGAAAGGCTTTGATTGTTCGGGGCTGAGCCGGGCCGCCTACGCCGCCGCCGGAATCGCCATCCCCCGTGTCGCCCAGGACCAGTTCAACGCCGGACCACACCTACCCCCAGGAACCCCCCTGGAAATCGGAGACCTCGTCTTCTACGGCACGTCCGACATTGACATCACCCACGTCGGAATTTATATTGGCAGCGGGAACATGGTGAACGCGCCCCGGCGCGGGGCCCCGGTACGGACCGAAACCTACGTCCGCCCCAGCTACCGCGGAGCCACCCGACCCGCCCCCGCATCGGCAGGCCTTCCCTAACCCCGCGCCGCCTGCGCCACCCGGCCGCGGTGGCGCAGGCGGGCCCGAGGGACCCTTACCACGGAACCCCCTCCAGCCATGCAGGGAAAAACCGAACCCCTACCCTCCTTTATACCCTCCATTATTCCCGCCACCATTCCCTCCATTATTCCCTCCGATTAGGGCTGGAGGGGGGCCTGGGAGGTAAAACCGCAGGTCAGCGGCCCGCAGCCCCCTCCGGTCGGCGGCCAGGCTACGCCGCCCGGAGGCCTGGAAAACACGTGCGGCGGCCCGGCGCCCGCCCGGGGGGCGGACACCGGGCCACCTCACGGTTTTCCGCCTCCGGGCGGCTATCCGCCCTGGGCCCGGCGTCCCGCCGGCCCCAGGCCCGGCCCGCGCCCGCCCGCGTGCGCGGGGCCGGGCGTCGCCCGTCCGGGAAGGTGGGCGGCGGGCCGCCGCCGGTCGCGTGCGCGCAACCCAACCACCACCTTTCGTTGTCGCGCCGATTCCGTTGTCACCATTCTATCTCATTCCGCGTGCATTCCCACCCCCGTTTTCATGACTCTTTTCGCCCATTACCTATCCGCGCATACGCGGATAGCTCGCATTCGCCNTTCAGGCAAGCGCATTTCCATGACTCTTTTCAAAAACATTCCCTAAAGAGTCATGGAAAATCCCTTCCCATTCGCGAACGGGCCAGGTTAATGTTGTCCCACACCGAAAACGCACCGCCCGAACGGAACGCGAAACGCGAAACCCGAACGGGAAACCGGTACCGCGAACGATGCGACCGGGGATGCGAACGCCAGTGAACCCACACCCCCCTGTAAAGGAGCACGGCCATGCGTCTGCCGCGCCTACGCCGCCCCGGACGGCGATCCGGCCTGAAGGGAATCATCCAGTCCTGGACGATCCCGGCGTCGGGACACCCCGCCCTGACGTGGACACCGGGCTTCCCGGGGTCGCAGCTACAGGTCACCGTCTTCGAAAGGAACGACGAAACGGTGATCTTCGTGGACACCCCATATACCCGGGACACCCCGGACCGCATGACGGACCTTGCGGTCTTCGTCAACAGCAGGCTCATCCACGCCGAGCGCGTCTTTTCCTGACCTGGTCCGGCCGGGGGCACGTGCCATCCAGGACGCATACCCCGCCCATCCTCACCCCCGCCGTAAGGAAACCACGATGGTCGACCGGACCACCCCTTTGATCGCCGTGTTCCCGCACCCGTCCGGGGTCTACTACGCGCACCTGGTCGACCCCACCGCCGGAATCAACGTGGTCGCCCCGACCCCGTTCGACACCACCACCCTGCCCGTCGAACACGTCGCCACGCGGCTACGGAAAGTGCGTGGCAATGAGGACGCCGTCGTCCGCCCGTTCCGCACCGCCGACAAGTGGATCAACCACGCCCGGCACGAAGGACACCTGGAAGCGATCACCGAAGCATTCGGCCACCCCACCACCCCGGAAGGATCCCGCGCGTCATGACCGACCCGACCCACCCCACCCCCGCCCCCGACGGGGTTCCGGTACCGCCCGGGGCGCGGCTCCTCACCCCCGATGAAGCCGCGCACCTGATCGTCACCGGTGACCATNCGGNCAGCCAGAACGGGTCCGCCTTGTTCGACGCCGCCTTGATCGGGCTCATACGCGACGGTCAGATACGCGCCGCGCAGCTNCCCGACGGNACGCTCGCCTTCGCCGTCGTTCCCGACACCGCCTGAACCANGCAACACCCGCTGTCCGGCCCCGGGGTGCGTCTACCCGCCCCCGGGGCCCGACCCCCGCACCGCCGCACACCACCCATTCCCCGGCCGCCCCGTACCCCTA
The DNA window shown above is from Parafrankia discariae and carries:
- a CDS encoding group II intron maturase-specific domain-containing protein produces the protein ADDWCLMVAGDRDHAETLCEEIAGVLSTVGLRLSEGKTLITHIDEGLDFLGWRIQRHLKKGTTDRRFVYTYPAKKSLANITMKVKALCGQTTNQDLADLLPGLNQALRGWCTYFQPGVSSKTFQYLRAYVWKHVWEWIRRKHPKNNWKELRRRYCDGGWWPSSNGITLFNPGEVRTTTYRYRGKSIPTPWPVEQ
- a CDS encoding type IV secretory system conjugative DNA transfer family protein; amino-acid sequence: MTMPGAVEDMLAEARGYRLSMTLAHQHLRQLPDDLADALSTNARSKLFFGVSPKDAADLSRHVSPVLTQHDLARLPAWTAAARLVVDQADTAAFTLRTRPLPPPTPGRAEALRVAARRHTGAPDAGRGPRSGLAGGGQ
- a CDS encoding replication-relaxation family protein; amino-acid sequence: MSGGEQTLLEVSGRMTSRDRWIFAMLHEHRVLTRHQLTRLAFTGDRMTRLRLATLTRLQTLDRLRPYYGQGRGTGPYHYALGPAGAAILAAERGMSVAELGYRRDKLHAWANSPRLGHHLGVNAVFTALVHASRPRPDHEGLTVWWSEQRAAALWGQWIRPDGYGTWQTGRRRLDFFVEFDTGSESLSQVARKIPGYTRLAASSGLTSPVLIWLPSATRERELRARLTASPAGVVIVTAAPAPLTTSPLTPTAPATEPADLAPARPVWLPLHATTRTDLDGLTTRYGTPIVSRSPFDDPDPPDDEETDPAPAPRPPAPHFGPRSPLGPA
- a CDS encoding bifunctional lytic transglycosylase/C40 family peptidase, with the protein product MTRLAVGLCALLLAIPLLAGGVAAGLLGGEAAAGGQPAPSPAAAGEIPVDYQRLYVAAAATCPGLAWTVLAAVGKVETDHGQNPDWTSDAGAVGPMQFLPATFAAYGVDGDADGTSDINNPADAVYSAAHYLCVSGARDGANIPGALYAYNHDTSYVTRVLTQADVYTTPDLTTRSGPSTAALTAVDYATAQLGLPYLWGGDGPDYGEKGFDCSGLSRAAYAAAGIAIPRVAQDQFNAGPHLPPGTPLEIGDLVFYGTSDIDITHVGIYIGSGNMVNAPRRGAPVRTETYVRPSYRGATRPAPASAGLP